A window from Lachnoanaerobaculum umeaense encodes these proteins:
- a CDS encoding PaaI family thioesterase, translated as MDFEKLIMYRNQKNSFANLLGIRITKISEGYAQAEMSTSPELLNPIGSLHGGCLFTIADIAGGSAACSHGEYVTTVDGSIHYLRAGINTKKLYATATELKRGKKILVYNLSITDQDGVELAVGIFSFMSLGKPIEL; from the coding sequence ATGGATTTTGAAAAGCTTATAATGTATCGCAATCAAAAAAATAGCTTTGCTAATTTACTAGGTATACGTATTACAAAGATTTCTGAAGGATATGCACAGGCAGAAATGAGCACAAGCCCGGAACTGCTCAATCCCATAGGTTCATTACATGGCGGATGCCTGTTTACTATAGCCGATATTGCAGGAGGTTCTGCAGCTTGCTCACATGGTGAATATGTTACCACTGTAGATGGTAGTATTCACTATCTTCGTGCAGGTATTAATACAAAGAAACTATATGCAACAGCCACAGAACTTAAAAGAGGAAAAAAGATTCTGGTCTACAACCTGTCCATCACCGATCAGGACGGTGTAGAACTTGCAGTTGGAATCTTCTCTTTTATGTCACTTGGAAAACCTATAGAATTATAA
- a CDS encoding DNA-directed RNA polymerase subunit alpha C-terminal domain-containing protein, with protein MSKRNKIRKEYLSATSIVYTGAFNGEVYNVCDRFMSYAMYLKADETLGLEVTMEDEESCKNYIYLDSDKETPIEEFDWIFSDYAKVVPEKHIISDKSQYDNRVNYKLETLKYSNDAERRKQAIYEICKNEYFQTMCEEIRDAQGNIRIMMKACDGNNQNVGSVIFSFPQKISKKLKTVITMVFQDSILKEIDEDTITSGIGKEEMRDYIIVLLKVLESEQNKDSDSIDNLNLGVRSYNVLKKAKINTISTLMGMRDEELLSIKNLGRKQLEEIKEKLSDKFCIQLDDDFGKEYELYLESENIVEDIPQIQKLNYMEQLQNLIGIKSAKEQARRILAFAKMRKIMQEKGEQLDPITLNMEFIGNPGTAKTTVARIMAGVLSEIGIINNENLIEVGRADLIAQYVGQTGPKVKTAFNKAKGGVLFIDEAYSLLEYGRGGYGDEAINVIVQEMENNRQDTIVIFAGYPNEMEKFFSRNPGLRSRVPFTLKFDDFSVDELMDICELEASKRKFSIDTKANDKLREMCEYSKRNIDNGNGRFCRNIIEKAILNFALRNYGCDEVNENIEYILKKEDFLDITVLDCNYKDRTLPIGFQVSAS; from the coding sequence ATGAGTAAAAGAAATAAAATCCGTAAGGAATATTTATCAGCAACATCAATAGTGTATACAGGTGCATTTAATGGAGAGGTTTATAATGTTTGTGACAGATTTATGTCTTATGCGATGTATTTAAAAGCAGACGAAACTCTTGGTCTGGAAGTTACAATGGAAGATGAAGAATCCTGTAAGAACTATATATATTTAGATTCAGACAAAGAGACGCCTATAGAAGAATTCGATTGGATCTTTAGTGATTATGCAAAGGTTGTTCCTGAAAAACATATTATATCAGATAAGTCACAATATGATAATAGAGTTAATTATAAGCTGGAGACTCTAAAGTATTCAAATGATGCTGAGAGAAGAAAGCAAGCAATATATGAGATCTGCAAGAATGAATATTTTCAAACAATGTGTGAGGAAATAAGAGATGCCCAAGGGAATATAAGAATAATGATGAAAGCATGTGATGGAAATAATCAGAATGTAGGATCTGTTATTTTCAGTTTTCCACAAAAAATATCAAAGAAATTAAAAACTGTTATAACTATGGTTTTTCAAGATTCAATTTTAAAGGAAATAGATGAAGATACAATAACAAGTGGTATCGGAAAAGAGGAGATGAGAGATTACATTATTGTTCTATTAAAAGTACTTGAAAGTGAACAAAACAAGGATAGTGACTCTATAGATAATCTGAATCTTGGTGTTCGTTCCTATAATGTATTGAAAAAGGCAAAAATAAATACTATATCTACCTTAATGGGAATGAGAGATGAAGAATTGCTTAGTATTAAAAATTTGGGAAGGAAACAGCTTGAAGAGATTAAAGAAAAGCTATCAGATAAGTTCTGTATACAACTAGATGATGATTTTGGGAAGGAATATGAGTTATATCTTGAATCTGAAAATATTGTAGAAGATATTCCACAAATTCAAAAACTCAACTATATGGAGCAACTACAGAATTTGATAGGTATAAAATCAGCTAAAGAGCAGGCAAGAAGAATCTTAGCATTTGCAAAAATGAGGAAAATAATGCAGGAAAAAGGAGAACAATTAGATCCTATAACATTAAATATGGAGTTTATTGGAAATCCGGGTACTGCAAAAACCACAGTAGCAAGAATTATGGCTGGCGTATTGAGTGAAATTGGTATTATCAATAACGAAAATCTAATTGAAGTTGGAAGAGCAGATCTTATAGCACAATATGTAGGGCAGACAGGACCAAAAGTTAAAACTGCATTTAATAAGGCCAAAGGCGGGGTGCTATTTATTGATGAGGCATACTCCCTCCTAGAATATGGAAGAGGTGGGTATGGTGATGAAGCAATCAATGTTATAGTACAAGAAATGGAAAATAACAGACAGGATACTATAGTGATTTTTGCCGGGTATCCAAATGAAATGGAAAAATTCTTTTCTAGAAATCCAGGACTAAGATCACGAGTACCATTTACATTAAAATTTGATGATTTTTCTGTAGATGAGTTGATGGATATTTGTGAGCTTGAAGCAAGTAAAAGGAAATTTTCAATAGATACAAAAGCAAATGACAAACTTAGAGAAATGTGTGAGTACTCTAAAAGGAATATAGACAATGGTAATGGAAGATTTTGTAGGAATATTATAGAAAAGGCTATTCTTAATTTTGCACTTAGAAATTATGGTTGTGATGAAGTAAATGAAAATATTGAATATATACTCAAAAAGGAAGACTTTCTTGATATAACTGTTTTGGATTGTAATTACAAAGATAGAACATTGCCGATAGGTTTTCAAGTTTCAGCTTCCTAA
- the mreB gene encoding rod shape-determining protein, giving the protein MFGFKSNDIGIDLGTASILVYIKGKGVVLKEPSVVAIDREDGKIKAIGEEARLMIGRTPGNIVAVRPLRQGVISDYTITEKMLKYFIDKAVGKRTFRKPRIAVCIPSGATEVEKKAVEDATYSAGAREVKIIEEPVAAAIGAGITIEKAVGNMIVDIGGGTADIAVISLGGTVVSTSIKVAGDDFDEAIVRYMRKKHNLLIGERTAEEIKINIGAAYRRPEILTMEVKGRNLVTGLPKTIEVNSDETLEALREPAMQIVDSVHNVLERTPPELAADVYDRGIVLTGGGALLSGLDALIEEKTGINTVIADDPLTAVAIGTGRFIEGVRGEIKK; this is encoded by the coding sequence ATGTTTGGGTTTAAATCCAATGATATTGGAATAGATCTTGGAACAGCAAGCATCTTGGTTTATATAAAGGGTAAAGGAGTCGTTTTAAAAGAGCCAAGTGTTGTGGCTATAGATAGAGAAGATGGAAAAATAAAGGCAATCGGTGAAGAAGCAAGACTTATGATTGGAAGAACACCCGGTAATATAGTAGCGGTAAGACCACTTCGCCAGGGTGTTATATCAGATTATACAATAACGGAAAAAATGCTGAAGTATTTTATAGATAAGGCTGTAGGCAAGAGAACTTTTAGAAAGCCAAGAATTGCAGTATGTATTCCATCAGGTGCTACTGAGGTAGAGAAAAAGGCAGTAGAGGATGCAACATATTCAGCCGGTGCTAGAGAAGTGAAGATTATTGAAGAGCCTGTAGCTGCGGCAATAGGTGCAGGAATCACCATTGAGAAGGCTGTAGGAAATATGATTGTTGATATCGGTGGAGGTACAGCAGATATTGCGGTTATTTCACTTGGTGGTACTGTAGTAAGTACATCAATAAAGGTAGCCGGCGATGATTTTGATGAGGCTATTGTCAGATATATGAGAAAGAAGCATAATCTTTTGATTGGTGAGAGAACAGCTGAAGAAATCAAAATAAATATTGGTGCTGCATATAGAAGACCTGAGATACTTACTATGGAAGTAAAGGGTAGAAACCTTGTAACAGGTTTGCCAAAGACAATAGAAGTAAACTCAGATGAAACGCTAGAAGCTCTAAGAGAGCCGGCAATGCAGATTGTAGATTCAGTTCATAATGTTTTGGAGAGAACTCCACCTGAGCTTGCAGCTGATGTATATGATAGAGGTATTGTACTTACCGGAGGTGGTGCATTGCTTTCAGGACTTGATGCACTTATCGAAGAGAAAACAGGTATAAACACTGTTATAGCAGATGATCCTTTGACTGCTGTTGCCATAGGTACAGGTAGGTTTATAGAAGGAGTTAGAGGGGAAATAAAAAAATAG
- the recD2 gene encoding SF1B family DNA helicase RecD2, protein MSTVSGYIEKIIYRNESNGYTVLSIEADDDEYVLVGTFNYIAEGEFIKANGNMKLHPTYGEQLFVDEYEIIEPRELDSIQKYLASSAIKGVGEALAKRIIKKFKMDTLRVMEEEPERLAEVKGVSAKLAKSISEQIREKKSMRDAMIFLQKFGISMKLSAKIYMEYGSKIYSIIETNPYKLADDIDGIGFKIADDIAKKVGITADSKFRAIAGVEYILSNAMLSGHLYLPDKVLKSEFLELFGENIFDFDSLLSEMQMERRIVVKKSEDMNIYLVQSYYTELAVAKMLIDINIKAKYDIGKIEEKILKIEEKEGIVLDNLQRQAVIESISSGLIIITGGPGTGKTTTINTIIKYFKSEGESIALAAPTGRAAKRMSEATSYEAKTIHRLLEITPNVSENSNNIGNHFERNEDNPIEADVLIIDEVSMVDIFLMNALLKAVAIGTRLILVGDINQLPSVGPGTVLKDLIESECFNIVRLNKIYRQSVRSDIVVNAHKIMTDEEIDLSKKSNDFIFIKQNNPDNVMNSIISLIRDKLPTYVNATTNELQVMTPMRKGPLGVEALNLFLQNRLNPVSSQKKEKEYDATVFREGDKVMQIKNNYQKEWFIYNEKHLPVDKGLGVYNGDIGIIKEIDTFSESFTICFDDGRVSNYEFSEFNEIELAYAITVHKSQGSEYPAVIIPIYKGPSMLMNRNLIYTAITRAKRCVVLVGIPEVFFNMVQNTSEMARYTGLKSRILELVMLSKED, encoded by the coding sequence ATGTCAACAGTATCGGGCTATATAGAAAAAATCATTTATAGAAATGAAAGTAATGGCTATACTGTACTTAGCATAGAGGCCGATGATGATGAATATGTTCTTGTCGGTACCTTCAACTATATTGCTGAAGGCGAATTTATAAAAGCAAATGGAAATATGAAGCTGCATCCAACATATGGAGAGCAGCTTTTTGTTGATGAATATGAAATTATTGAACCAAGAGAACTTGACAGTATTCAAAAGTATCTGGCTTCTTCCGCAATAAAAGGTGTAGGCGAAGCACTGGCAAAAAGAATTATAAAAAAATTCAAGATGGATACACTTAGAGTAATGGAAGAAGAGCCGGAAAGACTTGCTGAGGTCAAGGGAGTTAGTGCAAAACTGGCTAAATCTATAAGTGAACAGATTCGAGAAAAAAAATCTATGCGAGATGCAATGATTTTTTTACAAAAATTTGGTATTAGTATGAAATTGTCTGCAAAGATATATATGGAGTATGGAAGTAAAATATATAGCATTATAGAGACTAATCCGTATAAATTGGCAGATGATATTGACGGTATAGGTTTTAAAATAGCAGATGATATCGCAAAAAAAGTTGGAATTACTGCTGATTCAAAATTTCGTGCTATTGCCGGTGTGGAATATATTCTTTCAAATGCAATGTTATCCGGACATCTATATTTGCCTGATAAGGTACTAAAATCAGAGTTTTTGGAACTGTTTGGAGAAAACATATTTGACTTTGATTCTCTATTGTCTGAAATGCAGATGGAAAGAAGAATAGTTGTAAAGAAAAGTGAAGATATGAATATATATCTTGTACAGTCCTATTATACAGAACTTGCTGTTGCAAAGATGCTTATAGATATTAATATAAAAGCTAAGTATGATATAGGCAAAATAGAAGAAAAAATACTCAAAATAGAAGAAAAAGAAGGAATAGTTCTTGACAATCTGCAAAGGCAGGCAGTTATAGAATCTATTAGCAGCGGTCTTATAATCATTACCGGAGGTCCGGGAACCGGAAAGACTACAACTATAAATACTATTATAAAATACTTTAAGAGTGAAGGTGAGAGTATTGCACTGGCAGCACCTACAGGTAGAGCTGCAAAGAGAATGTCAGAAGCGACATCCTATGAGGCGAAGACTATTCACAGACTTTTAGAAATCACTCCAAATGTCAGTGAAAATTCAAATAATATAGGCAATCATTTTGAGAGAAATGAAGACAACCCTATAGAAGCTGATGTACTTATTATAGATGAGGTCAGCATGGTGGATATTTTTCTTATGAATGCACTTTTAAAAGCTGTAGCCATAGGAACCAGACTAATTTTGGTAGGAGATATCAATCAGCTTCCTAGTGTAGGTCCAGGTACAGTGTTAAAGGATTTAATAGAATCTGAATGCTTTAATATAGTTCGATTAAATAAGATATATAGACAGTCTGTTAGAAGTGATATTGTTGTAAATGCACATAAGATAATGACTGATGAAGAGATTGACCTTTCTAAAAAAAGTAATGATTTTATATTTATTAAGCAGAATAACCCTGATAATGTTATGAATTCAATAATTTCTCTTATAAGGGATAAATTGCCGACGTATGTAAATGCTACAACCAATGAGTTACAGGTGATGACACCTATGAGGAAGGGGCCGCTTGGAGTGGAAGCTTTAAACTTATTTTTACAAAATCGTCTGAATCCTGTAAGTAGTCAAAAGAAGGAAAAAGAGTATGATGCCACTGTCTTTAGAGAAGGTGATAAGGTAATGCAGATAAAAAATAATTATCAAAAGGAGTGGTTTATATATAATGAAAAGCATTTACCGGTAGATAAAGGACTTGGAGTATACAATGGGGATATAGGTATAATAAAAGAAATTGATACATTTTCAGAAAGTTTTACAATTTGTTTTGATGATGGAAGAGTATCCAACTATGAATTTTCAGAGTTCAATGAAATAGAACTTGCATATGCTATTACAGTACATAAGTCACAAGGAAGTGAGTATCCGGCTGTTATTATACCTATATATAAGGGACCGTCTATGCTTATGAATAGAAACCTTATATATACTGCTATTACAAGAGCAAAGAGATGCGTTGTATTAGTTGGCATACCTGAGGTTTTCTTTAATATGGTACAAAACACAAGTGAAATGGCAAGGTATACGGGATTAAAGTCAAGAATACTTGAACTCGTGATGCTTTCTAAGGAGGACTAA
- a CDS encoding ComF family protein — protein MDREFIAGRGLCNYTDEMRHIILNIKYNNKREYIEGFAKLLAIRYKKLIENANIDCIIPVPLHKVRMRRRGFNQSEILAKHLSKYLDIPQTSDYLFRIKNTRDQKGLNRDERLHNLDNAFLAKSLPQNIKNILVVDDVYTTGITIEKCAIALKKAGAKDIYFLTICIGESNS, from the coding sequence TTGGATAGGGAGTTTATAGCAGGTAGGGGACTTTGTAATTATACTGATGAAATGAGGCATATCATTTTAAATATAAAGTATAACAATAAGAGAGAGTATATAGAGGGATTTGCAAAACTTTTAGCTATAAGATATAAAAAGCTAATTGAAAATGCTAATATTGACTGTATTATACCTGTACCACTTCATAAAGTAAGGATGAGAAGGCGAGGATTTAATCAATCTGAGATTTTGGCAAAGCATTTATCAAAGTATTTGGATATCCCACAGACTTCAGATTATCTTTTTAGAATAAAAAATACAAGAGACCAAAAAGGGTTAAATAGAGATGAGAGACTTCATAATCTGGATAATGCATTTTTAGCAAAATCTTTGCCTCAAAATATAAAAAATATATTAGTTGTAGATGATGTATATACTACAGGTATTACAATTGAAAAATGTGCTATTGCCTTGAAAAAGGCAGGTGCAAAGGATATTTATTTCCTCACCATATGTATAGGTGAATCAAATTCATAG
- the pyrH gene encoding UMP kinase yields MQNKRVMLKLSGEALAGPKGGYNEDKVRDIANQLKPAITNGANIGIVIGGGNYWRGRTSEAIDRTKADQIGMLATIMNCIYVSEIFRSEGIDTAIFSAFACGDIAEFFSKDRVNERFAEGKVVFFGGGTGHPYFSTDTGIVLRAIEMDADMILLAKSIDGVYNADPKIDPDAKKYATLTMQEVIDKRLAVVDLTASVMCLEHKMPLAVFDLNEEDSIKNALDGKINGTIVTV; encoded by the coding sequence ATGCAAAATAAAAGAGTAATGTTAAAACTAAGTGGTGAAGCTTTGGCAGGTCCAAAGGGTGGCTACAATGAAGATAAGGTAAGAGATATTGCAAATCAGTTAAAACCTGCCATTACCAATGGAGCAAATATAGGTATAGTTATCGGTGGAGGTAACTACTGGAGAGGCAGAACATCTGAGGCTATTGATAGAACAAAGGCTGATCAGATTGGAATGCTTGCAACTATCATGAATTGTATATATGTATCTGAGATATTTCGCTCTGAGGGAATAGATACTGCAATATTCTCAGCATTTGCATGTGGAGATATAGCGGAATTCTTTTCAAAAGATAGAGTTAATGAAAGATTTGCTGAAGGTAAGGTTGTATTCTTTGGTGGAGGTACCGGACATCCATATTTCTCTACTGATACAGGTATTGTTTTGAGAGCTATTGAGATGGATGCGGATATGATACTTTTGGCAAAATCTATTGACGGTGTCTACAATGCAGATCCAAAGATTGATCCGGATGCAAAGAAATACGCTACACTTACTATGCAGGAGGTAATTGATAAGAGACTTGCAGTAGTGGATTTGACAGCTTCTGTAATGTGTCTCGAACATAAGATGCCACTTGCGGTATTTGATTTAAACGAAGAAGATTCAATAAAGAATGCCCTAGATGGCAAAATCAATGGAACTATTGTGACAGTGTAA
- the frr gene encoding ribosome recycling factor has protein sequence MQESIKKFEEKMNKSIEVLLEEYASIRAGRANPHVLDRIKVEYYGTPTPIQQVGNISVPEPRIIQISPWEKSLLKEIEKAINMSDLGINPTNDGSCIRLVFPELTEERRKELVKDVKKKGEACKVAIRNIRRDAVDAVKKLEKAGEFTEDDLKDGENKIQKITDKAIERVDKAIEDKSKEILTV, from the coding sequence ATGCAAGAGAGTATCAAAAAGTTTGAAGAGAAGATGAATAAATCTATCGAAGTTTTGCTTGAAGAATATGCTTCTATTAGAGCAGGTAGAGCAAACCCTCATGTACTTGATAGAATCAAAGTAGAATACTATGGAACACCTACACCTATTCAGCAGGTTGGAAATATTTCAGTTCCTGAACCAAGAATTATACAGATTTCACCTTGGGAGAAGTCACTATTAAAGGAAATAGAAAAGGCAATCAATATGTCTGACCTAGGTATTAACCCTACAAATGACGGTTCATGTATTAGACTTGTATTCCCTGAGCTTACAGAGGAGAGAAGAAAAGAGCTTGTAAAGGATGTAAAGAAAAAGGGTGAGGCGTGTAAGGTAGCTATCAGAAATATCAGAAGAGATGCTGTAGATGCTGTTAAAAAGCTTGAAAAGGCCGGTGAATTTACAGAAGATGATTTAAAAGATGGCGAAAATAAAATACAAAAGATAACAGATAAGGCTATTGAAAGAGTAGATAAGGCTATTGAAGACAAGTCAAAGGAAATATTAACAGTTTAA
- a CDS encoding isoprenyl transferase, producing the protein MENLVIPKSIAIILDGNGRWAEKRNLPRAMGHKAGCEALERTVEDCVRLGVESLTVYAFSTENWKRSALEVGALMKLLRFYMVKLIDVANKNNVRAVMIGDENRFEPDIRKGIKKLVDATSKNTGMTFAFAINYGGRDEIRRAIDHIVDDVASGVVSKEDISEELISSYLDTRGLPDPDLLIRTSGELRVSNFLLWQIAYSEFYITDTLWPDFDKEELLKAIESYSKRQRRFGGR; encoded by the coding sequence TTGGAAAACTTAGTTATACCAAAGAGCATTGCCATAATACTGGATGGCAATGGAAGATGGGCTGAAAAAAGAAACTTACCAAGAGCAATGGGACATAAGGCAGGCTGTGAGGCACTTGAAAGAACGGTAGAGGATTGTGTGCGTTTGGGTGTGGAGTCTCTAACAGTGTATGCTTTTTCTACTGAGAATTGGAAAAGATCAGCCCTTGAAGTAGGGGCTTTAATGAAATTACTGAGATTTTATATGGTGAAGCTTATTGATGTTGCCAATAAAAACAATGTAAGAGCTGTAATGATTGGGGATGAAAACAGGTTTGAGCCTGATATAAGAAAAGGAATAAAAAAGCTGGTTGATGCTACTTCTAAGAATACAGGAATGACATTTGCCTTTGCAATAAACTATGGTGGCAGAGATGAGATAAGAAGGGCTATAGACCATATTGTGGATGATGTAGCTTCAGGAGTTGTTTCAAAAGAAGATATAAGTGAGGAGCTTATTTCTTCATATTTGGATACTAGAGGATTACCTGATCCGGATCTACTTATTCGCACAAGTGGAGAGCTTAGAGTCTCAAACTTTTTGCTTTGGCAGATAGCTTATAGTGAGTTTTATATTACAGATACTCTGTGGCCGGATTTTGATAAAGAGGAACTTTTAAAGGCGATTGAAAGCTATAGCAAAAGACAGAGGAGATTTGGAGGTCGTTAA
- a CDS encoding phosphatidate cytidylyltransferase, with protein sequence MFFTRLISGIALLIIAILAFYIGDLPLILLSTLISAIGLFEFYRVLDLEKKTIVYLGYVYSLIYYSLIYFKLNHYIFFSVIAFLMLIFAIYVFTFPKYKTEEISSIFMGVIYIPILFSYVYNTRTYEDGKYLVWLILISSWGSDTCAYAVGSLFGKHKIAPVLSPKKSVEGSIGGVLGAAIIGGIMGYILSGHFKSTFSPVFTCAASCAIGSVISQIGDALASAIKRNHNIKDYGKLIPGHGGILDRFDSMIFTAPAIFFAIYFLG encoded by the coding sequence ATGTTTTTTACAAGACTAATAAGTGGAATAGCACTGTTGATAATAGCTATTTTAGCTTTTTATATAGGTGATTTACCACTTATATTATTATCTACACTGATCTCTGCCATAGGATTATTTGAATTTTATAGAGTGTTGGACTTGGAAAAGAAGACTATTGTATACTTAGGATATGTATATTCATTGATATATTATAGTTTGATTTATTTCAAATTAAACCATTATATATTCTTTTCTGTAATAGCTTTCTTGATGCTTATTTTTGCAATATATGTGTTTACATTCCCCAAATATAAGACTGAAGAGATTTCTTCAATATTTATGGGAGTTATTTATATTCCTATACTTTTCTCATATGTTTATAATACAAGAACATATGAAGATGGGAAGTATCTAGTATGGCTGATATTGATTTCAAGTTGGGGTTCTGATACCTGTGCTTATGCTGTGGGTTCTCTTTTTGGAAAGCACAAGATTGCACCTGTATTAAGTCCAAAGAAATCCGTTGAAGGAAGTATTGGTGGAGTGTTGGGCGCGGCCATTATCGGTGGAATAATGGGATATATTTTGTCAGGACATTTTAAAAGTACATTTTCACCTGTATTTACCTGTGCAGCTTCCTGTGCTATCGGATCAGTAATATCACAGATAGGAGATGCACTTGCTTCAGCTATTAAGAGAAATCATAATATAAAGGACTATGGCAAATTAATACCGGGTCATGGAGGCATTCTTGACAGATTTGACAGTATGATCTTTACAGCACCTGCTATATTTTTTGCAATATATTTTTTAGGATAA
- a CDS encoding 1-deoxy-D-xylulose-5-phosphate reductoisomerase, with amino-acid sequence MKKISILGSTGSIGTQTLDIARLNQDVDVVALSAHKNIDLLEKQIREFKPQIVAIWEESDAELLSKRIKDLDVKVYFGMEGLIKVTTADAADIVVTAVVGMIGIEPTIAAIKAGKDIALANKETLVCAGHIIMPLAKDMGINIYPVDSEHSAIFQCLDKHNPIKKILLTASGGPFRGFSKEELQNVTLEDALKHPNWSMGKKITIDSATMINKGLEIIEASHLFDVNIDDIEVVIQKESIIHSMVEFKDNGIIAQLGTPDMKLPISYAIFYPERRYISDDRVDFNVLSTLNFSKPDLDVFEGLKLAILAGKKGGSAPTVLNAANEWAVDKFLNKKIRFVDIPYLIGLAVENHKFTENPSLEDILYLKQWTEDYLERIKI; translated from the coding sequence ATGAAAAAAATATCTATTTTGGGATCTACAGGATCTATTGGAACACAGACACTTGATATAGCAAGGTTAAATCAAGATGTGGATGTGGTAGCACTTTCTGCACATAAAAATATAGATTTATTGGAAAAACAAATAAGAGAATTCAAACCACAAATAGTTGCCATATGGGAAGAATCAGATGCAGAGCTTCTTTCTAAGAGAATTAAAGACCTAGATGTGAAGGTCTATTTTGGTATGGAAGGTCTTATAAAAGTTACTACTGCTGATGCTGCGGATATAGTGGTTACTGCTGTAGTAGGTATGATAGGCATTGAGCCGACTATTGCAGCCATCAAAGCCGGAAAGGATATTGCACTGGCAAATAAGGAAACTCTTGTCTGTGCCGGCCATATTATAATGCCACTTGCAAAGGATATGGGAATAAATATATATCCTGTAGATTCAGAGCACAGTGCTATTTTCCAGTGTCTTGATAAGCATAATCCTATAAAGAAAATTTTGCTGACTGCTTCCGGAGGTCCTTTTAGAGGATTTAGTAAGGAAGAGTTACAAAATGTTACTTTGGAAGATGCACTAAAACATCCTAACTGGAGTATGGGCAAAAAAATCACCATCGACTCTGCTACAATGATAAATAAGGGGTTAGAAATAATAGAGGCATCACATTTATTTGATGTGAATATTGATGATATAGAAGTTGTAATTCAAAAAGAGTCTATAATTCATTCTATGGTAGAATTCAAGGACAATGGTATTATTGCACAGCTTGGTACTCCTGATATGAAACTGCCTATTTCGTATGCAATCTTTTATCCAGAAAGAAGATATATTTCAGATGATAGGGTGGACTTTAATGTACTCTCTACATTAAATTTTTCAAAACCGGATCTGGATGTATTTGAGGGTTTGAAGCTGGCTATACTGGCAGGAAAGAAAGGAGGGAGTGCACCTACTGTTTTGAATGCAGCCAATGAATGGGCCGTTGATAAATTCTTAAACAAAAAGATCAGATTTGTGGACATACCATATCTTATCGGTTTGGCGGTAGAAAATCATAAGTTCACAGAAAATCCATCTCTTGAGGATATTCTATATCTGAAACAATGGACCGAAGATTATCTAGAAAGGATAAAAATTTGA